Proteins co-encoded in one Gossypium arboreum isolate Shixiya-1 chromosome 11, ASM2569848v2, whole genome shotgun sequence genomic window:
- the LOC108484236 gene encoding very-long-chain (3R)-3-hydroxyacyl-CoA dehydratase PASTICCINO 2, translating into MASALTVLRRLYLSIYNWLVFIGWFQVLFLALKALKESGHEHVYNAVEKPLLLAQSAAVMEILHGLIGLVRSPVSSTLPQIGSRLYLTWGILWSFPEIRTHILVTSLVISWAITEIIRYSFFGMKEAFGFAPSWHLWLRYSTFLVLYPTGISSEVGLIYFALPYIKASEKYCFRMPNKWNFSFDYFYAAILALGIYVPGSPHLYRYMLGQRKRALSKSKKE; encoded by the exons ATGGCGTCGGCTTTGACTGTTCTCAGGCGGCTCTACCTTTCCATCTACAATTGGCTCGTCTTCATCGGCTG GTTTCAGGTTCTGTTTTTAGCGTTAAAGGCTTTGAAAGAATCAGGTCATGAACATGTCTATAATGCTGTCGAAAAGCCTCTCCTTCTAGCTCAATCCGCTGCCGTTATGGAG ATTCTTCATGGCTTAATAG GTCTGGTTAGATCACCGGTGTCATCAACTCTGCCGCAGATAGGATCAAGATTGTATTTAACTTGGGGAATTTTATGGAGTTTTCCTGAG ATTCGAACTCACATTCTTGTTACTTCGTTGGTCATCAGTTGGGCCATTACAGAG ATTATACGCTATTCATTCTTTGGCATGAAGGAGGCCTTTGGTTTTGCACCTTCATGGCATTTGTGGCTTAG GTATAGCACATTCTTGGTTTTGTATCCAACTGGCATCAGCAGTGAAGTTGGTCTGATCTACTTTGCCTTGCCGTATATCAAG GCTTCGGAGAAGTATTGCTTTAGAATGCCAAACAAGTGGAATTTCTCCTTTGATTACTTCTATGCTGCAATTCTTGCCCTTGGAATCTATGTCCCAG GTAGTCCTCACTTGTACCGTTATATGCTCGGACAGAGGAAGAGAGCACTTTCCAAATCAAAAAAGGAGTGA